The genomic region TAAGGGGGATTTAGGGGGATCTCTGTTTTCTCCACCGATCGCAATTCCTATGATATCGTAGGTGCAAAATCTAAAAAAACATGAGGCGATCGCGGCATGGAACCCCTACATCAAAACGGCGATCTCATCAACAATCGTTATCGCATTCAAGGTCTTCTCGGTGAAGGTGGCATCGCGATTACTTATCGGGCGATCGACGAAACCACCGACGAACCCGTTGCCATTAAAGCCCTTTCCTTACGACAAGTTAAAGACTGGAAAATTCTCGAACTCTTCGAGCGCGAAGCTAAAGTTCTCGCCCAAATCGACTATCCCACTATTCCCAATTATTTAGATTATTTTCACATCGACCTCGATCGCGATCGCCGCTTTTATATCGTCCGCCAAATTGCCCCCGGTAAATCCCTCGCCGCTTGGATCGAACAGGGATGGTACGCCGACGAAACCGAAGTCAAGAATATCGCCGAAAATATTTTAACAATTCTCGTTTATTTACAACAATTTACTCCTCCCATTATCCACCGCGATCTGAAACCCGAAAATATTATTCGACAAGAAGACGGACAACTATTTTTAGTCGATTTTGGTGCCGTTCAAGACACCTATCGCAACACGATGATAAGCGGGAGTACGGTGGTCGGAACTTACGGTTACATGGCGCCGGAACAGTTTCGGGGTAAAGCCGAACTCGCCACGGATTTATACGGTTTAGCCGCAACTTTGCTATTTATTTTAACCCATCAATCCCCCGCCGATTTGCCCCAAAAACGCATGAAAATCGAGTTTCGTTCGGCGGTCAAACTCTCCGATGAATTCGCCCGATGGCTCGAAATAATGCTCGAACCTGCGGTAGAAGATCGGTTTCAAAGTGCAACGGAAGCCCTGAATGCATTACACGATCTGCGAGGACGGTTAACACCCGGTCATCGCGATCGCCCCCTTCCCGGAAGTCAAATTATCTTAGAAAAAAGCGATCGAGAATTAATCGTAGACATTCCGCCAACTGGATTAACTATACACAATATCGGCTTGCTAGGATTTGCCCTATTTTGGGATTTTTTTGTGTTTATTTGGACGTTTTTCGCCGCCTCTGCGAGTCCATTTTTTGCTTTATTTTCGATTCCATTTTGGGCAGTCGGCTTGATTCTTATCGGTTCTGCTTTATCTTCTTTGTTTTTACGCTTCAATTTGGAAATTAATGCCCGCAACTTTTTCATGCAGTGGAAATTCGGTTTGTGGCAACATCAAGTTACGGGTAAAACTCAGGATCTATCCAGGGTAGAAGTTAGTCCGACTTCGATGAAAATCAATGATAAACCGATCGTTACTTGTGCCTTATTTGAAGGCGCAAAAGAGTATCGCTTTGGTTCCCAACTGTCAACCATCGAACAGGAGTGGTTAGTGCAGCAAATTGCTACTTATCTCGGTATTTTTGCAAAAATTGAAGGTCGAAACAGCGATCGTTATTAGAAGTTGTCACAAGATAATCGTCACAAATTGCGATCGCCTCCAATCGCAATGGTCAACCCAATGAGAAACGGGATATCCTCATTACGTCAATCTAAGCTGTCATTCCCCTAGAAACAGCGAATTCACCAAAATTTTTGCCTTTTAGAAAAACATAATTGCTTTAATTTTATGCGATCGTCTCGCCACTATTTGAGTCTGACCGTTATTTTATTTTTGGGTGCCTTATTACGCTTTCTTCAATTAGAAGCAAAACCGTTATGGTTGGATGAAATCATGACGGCGATTTTTAGTTTGGGAAAAAGTTATCAGGAAATCCCTTTAGATATTGCTTTTTCTCCAGAAGTATTGAGCAATATTTTCAGCGATCGCCCCCCGGCGACTTGTTCGCAAATTGCGCAAACAGTAGCCACTGAATCGACCCATCCACCGTTATTTTTTTGTTTGATGCACGATTGGTTAAAGCGTGTTGATGGGTCTTTAATTTGGCAATTACGATCGCTTCCCGCCTTGTTTGGAGTAGGGGCGATCGCCGCCAGTTATTATCTCAATCGCGTGGCTTTTTCTAAACAAGCAGGAGTGATGGCGGCGGGAGTGATGGCGGTCTCTCCGTTTGCGGTTTATTTATCGCAAGAAGCGCGTCACTATACCTTACCGATGATGGCGATCGCCCTGTCTTTAACTGCTTTAATTTCAACGATCCACCGTTTAATTCAAGGTAAAAACTTTCCTATTCGTTTGGGGTTATTATGGGCGAGTTGCAATACAATTTCTCTTTATATTCACTATTTTTCTTTACTGGCGATCGTCGCTCAAGTTTTAACAACAATTGTTATTTTAATCTGGTATTATCGAACAACTGTAGATCGAATTTCACGCAAGGCGATCGCCTTAACGGGCTTTTGTTTCGCTCTACCTTTTCTCGCCTTTTTGCCATGGTTACCCACCCTTTACGGTCATTTCAATCGTTCGGAAACCGATTGGTTTCAACCCTTCCAACCGTCTTGGATCGATAGCATCAACCCAATTTTCCAAACCCTCGCTGGATGGACGGTCATGGTGGTGGCGTTCCCCGTAGAAAATCAACCCCTCCCGTTAGCGATTCCCGCCGCCATTTTAATGCTGCTGTTTATTGGCGCTTTACTCTGGTTTTTATCGGGAACGATTCGCCAACTCGCTATCCAAACAAGTACCCAAGTTTCAACAGTTATTTTACTATTATTTACGGCAATTGTTTTATTAGAATATTTTACAATTGTCTACGGTTTGGGCAAAGATATCACCTCAGCCGTTCGCTATCATTTTATTTACTATCCGAGTATTTGCGCCTTAATCGGTGCGGGATTGTGGTACGGTTCTCCTCGCGCATTGTTGCCACTTCACAAGCGAGTTTCTGCCCTGTCTGTATTCACTGTAGGCGCGTTGAGTAGTGTATTTGTCTTATCTAATTTAGCATTTCAAAAGCCTTACGACCCTCAAGGGGTTGCTAAAATCATGAATTTAGAACCGTCACGATCGCTGGCGATGGTAGTAGGGTACGAGAACTATCAAGAAGTGGCATTAGGGTTAAGTTTTGCCCTAGAACTCAGTCGCCAACGCGCCGAAGAAGGGGGAGGAAAAGATCGCACCCAGTTTGCCTTTTTATCGCGATCGCCTCACTATCAAAATGGGTGGCAATCCCTGGCTGAATTGGAAAATTTAGGAGAACTTCCCCTCAATTTGTGGGTAGTTGCCCCCGGTTTACGACAACGAGAATATCCCCCAGAATTGGCGATCGCCTCCGGGAAGAGTTGCGCGTTAGATCCGGCACAATATTATCGATTGGGAATTCCCTACCAGCTTTATCGCTGTCGGGAATAAGTATTGAAACGATCGAATTATTCTAATAGTCCGTAATCGAAACTATCGCTAACAGTAACGCGATCGCGTCCTTCTTTTTTAGATTGATATAAAGCTCGATCTGCGGCTTGAACTAATTGTTTGGCTTCTGTTTCTAGATCGGGAACCGTACAGGCGACCCCCAAACTAATCGTGACGATGCGATCGGCGAGAGTTGATTTCTGGTGAATAATTCTAAGCATCTTGACGGTTTCCCGAATTTTTTCGGCTAGATAAAAAGCACTAAAGGCATCGGTTCCCGGTAAAACAATAATGAATTCTTCGCCGCCATAACGGGCCGCAAAATCGGTAGAACGACCGATCGCATGACGAATCGCCTGAGCGACTTTTTGTAGGCATTCGTCCCCCGCTTGATGGCCGTAGGTATCGTTATAATTTTTGAAATAATCGATATCGCACATGATCGCCGCTAGGGGCGTTTTAGCGATCGCGGATTCTTGCCATTTTTGCTGAAATTCGCGATCGAAATAACGGCGATTGGCGAGTTGAGTTAAATCGTCAATATTGACTAACTGATAAAGTTCTTGATTGGTTTGTTGCAATCGTGCGAGGCGATCGCTTAATCGATCCCATCCCAATTCTCGATCTTGGAAATAAAGGCGATATAAATTACAAGAAACTGTGACGCGATCGCCCTCTAATTTCACCAAACCCATACTATTCAATTTATAAGCCAGCACGGGTTTTAATTTAATGCTACTTTCACTTTCAATCACTTCTTGAAAAGCGCCAGCCAGTTCCGGATCTTTTTGTAAAGTTGTCAGTTGGTCGCGCAGATGATCTTGATAAATTCCGCTTAAGGTCGGGGCTTCATTTAAAAGCCGATCTAAATTCATTTGCTGATGAGAAAGATGATATAAAGCCAATCGTACTAAATAAGGATGTCCCCCCACCATCGCCATCAACCGCTTGGCTTCGCTATTTTCCTCGGAACAGTCTCCCCAATTCAAATTATGGCGCCGGGACAGTTCGCCGACTTGTTGTAAATTAAATTCCGGTAATTTAATCGGTAAACCGACATTAAACGGGGATTGATTGATATTTAAAGGAATGTAAATTTCTGTGGAATGAACCACGACTAAACGCAGATTTCGCCAGATCGCCACTTGCTTTCCGTCTTCGTGCCAAGAGCGCAACAACGCAAAAAAGTCAGCCGCTACTTTCGAGTATTCAAAAATACAGTTAACCTCGTTCAAAGCTAAGACGAGGGGGCGATCGAGTTGTTCTAATAAATACCCTTGAAAATAGAGAGAGCAACTGACTTTACTGCCAATATCTTCATCCCAATAATCATTGAGTAAAGGCGGACGTTTTAACTGTAAAGAAATAGTGGCACAAAACCAGCGTAAAAATTTATCTAAATTTTCAAAAATTGATTCGTCAGCACGCTGAAAATCCAACCAAGCTTGGTAATAACCGATCTCAGCCGCTCGATTCATAATGCGCAGCAGCAGAGAACTTTTTCCCGTCCGGCGCGGCGCTCGAATCCGAATAACACTTCCTGGTTTTTCGAGGGCTTCAAATGCCAGTTTTTCGACCGGAGGACGGTCAATATACAGCTCGGAATCAATCGGTACCGGGCCGCTCGGAAATTCTAGGGACATGGTTTGAATCGGAGTATCTCGATGGTTCACTATCGGCTATCCTTGGCTCGACGAGAAATTCCCTACAGTTGAAATTCGTTTCTCAGCGCGATCCCCATGAATGATTAGCCAAAGCGCGCGGTCTTGTCGCTCTCGCGTATCGTCGTTCAAAGTCTCCCTGTAGACTCATCCAGAATTCAACCCTTGTTGCTCGACTCTCTTTAGATTACCGTTTTTTGAAAAAAGCGTTGAATCCCGCAGCACAGTGCTTGTAACCCTTTTGAGGGGTTTTAATCTCGACAGTGTTGTAGATGGCTCGCAGCTAGAAAACAAATATCGCTTAATGATTATTGTAATCGTTGCCGATGTTTTTTGCGATTTTCAGCCAGGCGATCGCCTTCCCCCTAATTCCATCTTAAATGGCACTTGGAGACTTTTGAGGATTGTTATGAGTTTTTTAACTTTTTTTAAAGAACCGACTGATTACAAACAAATTTCTCTATTGTTTTCATGGTTTTTTTATGTTTTTCTTATTGTCCCACAGCAGATTCTACGACTAATACTAATTCTAACTGTTACTTCTTTCCTTTCTAATTTTAGCAATTGGCGGCGATTTCTTGCCGATGCTTGGAAAAAGCCGACAAAATTTCAGGGGGAATGGCTTTGGGACGCATGGTTTTGACATCGACCCAAACCCACAAAACCTCAGCCGTAACGACGAGATCTTCTTCACCTTGTTTGCGAATTTCGTAGCGACGAATTGCCCGAGGGCCGCGCATCTTTTCCAGCCAGGTTGTAATCGCGAGGATATCCCCGGCGATCGCCGGACGGAGATAGTCAATTTCAATGCGACGCATCACGAATAAACCGCCGAGTTCTCGATAGCGATCGACCCTAAATCCGAGATGTTCTGAATGCTCGATTCCGGCTTGTTCTAAGTAATGCTGGTAACAAGCATTATTGACATGACCCAGCGCATCCATTTCATGATGACGGACGCGAATTGTGGTAATGAACTTTGACATGAGACGGGAGGCAAAAGTTAAAAGATGATTGGTTTAAATTGAGGGATGAAAATCAACCACTAGATTCGACGATTGCCGTATCTTTTTTGATTATATCATCTTTCAAGAATTACAGATTTATTCTCGTTCGGCGAGGACGTATTTTTCGATAAGGATGGCGATCGCCAATCCGACAAAATAGGCGAGAAAGTCCCACAGTTCAAAGTGCGAACCAAAGACAATTTCAGTTAAAAAAGAGTCATTTTGTGGGGTAAGTTTAAACAATTGGGCGAATTCAATGGCTACGGCGATCGCCCCGATCGCTCCGGCGCGCCAATAGCAAGAAATGCGCCAAAAGATACTCACCAAAAAGTACAAAAACGCAACGGCAACTACATCGCCGACATAAAACCGAAAAAACGTCCATCCCGGGCCGCGATAAACGAGGATCGCTTTTCCGAGTAAGATGCTAATCACAGAAGGCCAAATAAAACGTTTGTTAATTTTAGACAAGGTTGGAGTGAATCAATTGCATAAAAATAGATAAATGAGGGACATTTTTGGTCGAGTTAGGTAGGGTTTACAAATCCCGACCTTATTTATCTATAGTAGCGCGATCGCGTCAAGCGCTGTAAGGTTTGTTCCATAACTGCAGTGGTTTGTCCGGATACCGTAAACACCAAAGCTTCGCGATAAACGCGACCTGCGGCATGATGGTTAGAATTGGCAGCCCCACTGGACACGGTGACCGCCGCATGAGCGCAACGATTGGCCAATTCGATCGCCCACGCTCGCAATTCCAACGCTTGAGTATACCATGCATTTAACTCACTACTTTCTCGCTTGTCTATAGCCTTAAAAATAGCCGAACGACATTGCCTTAGTTCGCGATCGAAGATCTCGAAAGCTTGGCGAATAAATGTCAATTGTTTTTGATGAATAGCCGCTTCAATAATATCGAGGGCAGCGCGGGTACATCCGAGGGCAAAAAAACTCGCATTTAAAACATTTTTTTGGTCTTGTTCGTGAATCCAACCCGGAGGACGAATGACGACAATGCGATCCTGAGTCAGGAACCAAGATTCGAGTTGAGCACTGACAGTTTGACTCGATTGCATCGCCGCTAAAGACATTGGCGGCGTAAATAAAATTCGCCCTAATTTCCACGATGAATTAGAAGCGCGATCGCCTTCTTGATAGCTTTCACTAAAGGGAACGATCCCGTAAACGGCGCGTCCGTCGGGTAATTGAGCGCCTAAAATAAACTCTTCAAAAATACCGAATCCAGTGACCCAAGGAACTTGACCGTCAATTTGATAACCACCATTGACGGGCCATGCTTTGACCATCGGTTCCCCGGAACGGCGTAGTTGTGAAAAGGCGATCCCGAGCAACCGATCGCCCGTTGCTAAACGATCGAGATATTCTTGTTTTAGCCCTCGATTTTTGCTGCTGGCGAGCATAGCACTCGCGCTTTGATGTTGGGTTTGTAGAAAGGCTAAAGCGCCCGAATATCGAGCCACCATTTCCTTAAAACGATGGGCGATCGTTTCTTGAGAACTGCTGGAATTGTGGGTAACTTTTAAAGCCAGCAAGGCGCGATCGCCTAACCCGAGAAGGGCTTGATACAGGGCGAGCATATCGCGATCGATCGCCTCCGCTTTAGGGGCGACTTCTGCTCGTAAATAAGACTCGGCTTGCTCTAGCAACTGTTGCTGAGAAGTCATGAACCGTTAACTACTTCCTCAGATTTTCTCAGAGATTGAATGGATCGCTAAACTTGCTACAATTGATTATAATTGAATCGAAAACTGGTGCCTCTGTTCCGAGACGATCGCCATCGGGATATTATTTTGGCAATCGCGCAATTCACCCCTTGAAAATATCGATCGAAATTGACAGAATTAATGAATAAACGCTCGAATCATCAAATAATAAATTAGTTTTCTGCTAACTCCTGAGTTTAACTTATTCTTTTCTATCATATCATGCTCTTTTCAATGCGACAGATTCTTATTTTACTGTTTTTCTGTATTTTACTGCTCGCTGGATTGGCGATCGCCCCGGCTTCTGCAGATGTTTCCGGGCAAGTTTCTCGGTTAGAAGCGGAAGTCTTCAACCTGCGATCGCAAGTCAACCGCCTGGAAAGCCAAGTTTATCGACTAGAAAATCAATTTTCTGCGGACAATCGAATAACAGAATCTAGAAGAACATCTCCATCTTTTCCCGAAAATATCGATCGACAAACAAATAACAATCCCGAACTAGAACGACAGTTCGATCGCCTCGCAACTTTAGTTATAGAAATCAATCAACGACTCAAACAACTAGAAGTAAAAGTTTCAAAGCTTGAATCCGATCTCAATTAGCGATCGAGATCGTTTCGAGGGGTTGGCTCGCAACATTTTTGTTACTGCGATCGAACTCAGACGCATTGTTAATTTATAACTAATGCATTGATGACGGTAAAAACATAAAATTATTGCCTTTTGTATCCATCCTCAATCGATTGTAAAATTGATAGGTTGTAGGGATACGGCATTGCCGTGTCTTTACAAGAATGTAGCTACTTTCCCGGGTCGATCGCAGATTAAACTGATTTAAGACGGCTATAGAGAATGAGGGACTGCTACAGTAGAAAATTACAGATGATTTTTTACATTTGGCGGTTCAAAGTTATAAACTTCTTCGATTAACTGGATCCAACCTGCTGCTAAAGATGTTAAAATACGATCGCCCTTGTTTGGACTGGCTGCAGTTGCGTCGCCAATGACACCACTATGGCTGAGGCGATCGCTCATCCAGGCAAAGGTTAACGTTCCTTTCGTCGCCAATAAACTCCCTTCCGGACGGTTTGGGGGATATTCACAAACAGCTTTATCCATTTGTACGAACTCCGGCAAAATTGATAGCATCAAGCTCGTTTCTGCATCTCCGGCGTGCATGGCATACTGACGCTCTGTTTCACTCATCAATTGTTTGCTGAGATTGGGAACGCGCCAAGTAAAAATGGGGAAAACACTAAAATCTTCATATTTTGCGGTTAAATCTTGGGCGGCAATTTCGAGAATTTGCGGTTGTCCGCCATGAGAATTCATCAAAATGAGTTTGCGAAATCCGGCGCGATACAAACTTTCGCCAATTTCGAGTAAAATAGAGATGAGTGTATTGGCGCTGAGGCTAATCGTTCCGGGAAAATTTCCATGCTCGTTGGATTTTCCATAAGCTAAATTTGGTAAAGCATAAGCGGGAATTTCGGGGGATAATTGTTCTAAGGCTTTGCCTAAAACGGCGACGCTAATAGCGCTATCGACAACTAAGGGTAAATGATAGCCGTGTTGTTCGATCGCCCCCATGGGTTGAATGATGACTGTATTGGCTTTATCCGGTAAGGCGTCAACTTCAGCCCAGGTTAAATAGGGGAAAAAGCGGTGAGGGGGAATAAATTCGCGCATGAAGATAAGGTAAAATTAAGGAGTAATTTTATAAAATCTCTTTAATTCATTTCAAGCCCATTCAATCTCAAATCTCAAATCTCAAAGATGGAAAATACGACCAATTTAGACATCGTGATGGGAGCGATCGCGATCGCCATTGTTTTTGGGTCATTGTTGATGTTATTTACGGGAGTTAGAGCGATGGGCGATCGCGAAAAGTAAAGCCAGGAGAGGGGCGATCGAAAGCGATCGCCGCCCTGAGTTGATGGGAGTCAGAGATATTTTTGCAACAATAATTGCAACCGTTCGCGAACTGCGGGACTAATGCGATCCAAAGGGGTTAAAATCGCATATTTGAGAGCCTCGTGCGCTTCCGATTCGGGGGGATTTTCGCTCAAACGGCGCACGGTTTCGCGGATGACTTTTTGGGCGTTAATTGCGTTAGCTTTTAAGTTAGCAATCACCATTTCGACGGAAACGCTATCGTGCTCTAAATGCCAACAATCGTAATCGGTGACTAATGCTAAAGTGGCATAGGCGATTTCCGCTTCGCGGGCGAGTTTGGCTTCGGGTAAGTTAGTCATCCCGATGACCGAGGCGCCCCAACTGCGATAGAGATGGGATTCGGCGCGGGTGGAAAAGGCGGGGCCTTCCATGCAAACGTAAGTTCCGCCGCGATGGAGTTCGACTTCGGGCAAATTCAAGCTTTCGACAGCATTGGCGAGTATTCGGGCTAAAGCGGTGCAAACGGGGTCTGCAAAGCTGATATGGGCGACTATTCCATCGCCGAAGAACGTGGAGGGACGCGATCGCGTGCGATCGATAAATTGATCGACGACGACCATATCTAAGGGCTTTACAGTTTCTTTAAGAGAACCGACCGCCGAAGCGGAAATCAAGTATTTGACGCCGAGTTGCTTCATGGCGTAGATATTCGCCCGAAACGGCAGTTCTGAGGGTAATAAGGTGTGATCCCGACCGTGACGGGCTAAAAAAGCGACGCGGGTGCCGTCTAAGGTGCCTAAAACGATCGCGTCGGAGGGGGCGCCGAAGGGGGTATCGATGCGGACCTCTTGGCGATCGCCAAGGGCCTCCATTTCATACAGCCCACTGCCGCCAATGATGCCAATCGTTGCTTGTGCCATGAGTTTTGCTGTCCTTATTGCCGATCGTCGATCGCAGAAATGCCCAGCTATTTTACCTGGAACAACCCGCCTTTTTAAAGGGAAAAAAGGGTGTCAATGACCGATGTCACTCGATTTGCACTCAACGGTCACAGGAGAAGAGCGGTTTCGATCGCCTCGGAGACTTTACCAAAACTTTATGATTAAAAAGACAGAGAATTGCTCTTCGAT from Oxynema aestuarii AP17 harbors:
- a CDS encoding DUF2809 domain-containing protein, with product MSKINKRFIWPSVISILLGKAILVYRGPGWTFFRFYVGDVVAVAFLYFLVSIFWRISCYWRAGAIGAIAVAIEFAQLFKLTPQNDSFLTEIVFGSHFELWDFLAYFVGLAIAILIEKYVLAERE
- a CDS encoding acyl-CoA thioesterase, which produces MSKFITTIRVRHHEMDALGHVNNACYQHYLEQAGIEHSEHLGFRVDRYRELGGLFVMRRIEIDYLRPAIAGDILAITTWLEKMRGPRAIRRYEIRKQGEEDLVVTAEVLWVWVDVKTMRPKAIPPEILSAFSKHRQEIAANC
- a CDS encoding creatininase family protein; translation: MREFIPPHRFFPYLTWAEVDALPDKANTVIIQPMGAIEQHGYHLPLVVDSAISVAVLGKALEQLSPEIPAYALPNLAYGKSNEHGNFPGTISLSANTLISILLEIGESLYRAGFRKLILMNSHGGQPQILEIAAQDLTAKYEDFSVFPIFTWRVPNLSKQLMSETERQYAMHAGDAETSLMLSILPEFVQMDKAVCEYPPNRPEGSLLATKGTLTFAWMSDRLSHSGVIGDATAASPNKGDRILTSLAAGWIQLIEEVYNFEPPNVKNHL
- a CDS encoding S-methyl-5'-thioadenosine phosphorylase gives rise to the protein MAQATIGIIGGSGLYEMEALGDRQEVRIDTPFGAPSDAIVLGTLDGTRVAFLARHGRDHTLLPSELPFRANIYAMKQLGVKYLISASAVGSLKETVKPLDMVVVDQFIDRTRSRPSTFFGDGIVAHISFADPVCTALARILANAVESLNLPEVELHRGGTYVCMEGPAFSTRAESHLYRSWGASVIGMTNLPEAKLAREAEIAYATLALVTDYDCWHLEHDSVSVEMVIANLKANAINAQKVIRETVRRLSENPPESEAHEALKYAILTPLDRISPAVRERLQLLLQKYL
- a CDS encoding acyl-CoA dehydrogenase — its product is MTSQQQLLEQAESYLRAEVAPKAEAIDRDMLALYQALLGLGDRALLALKVTHNSSSSQETIAHRFKEMVARYSGALAFLQTQHQSASAMLASSKNRGLKQEYLDRLATGDRLLGIAFSQLRRSGEPMVKAWPVNGGYQIDGQVPWVTGFGIFEEFILGAQLPDGRAVYGIVPFSESYQEGDRASNSSWKLGRILFTPPMSLAAMQSSQTVSAQLESWFLTQDRIVVIRPPGWIHEQDQKNVLNASFFALGCTRAALDIIEAAIHQKQLTFIRQAFEIFDRELRQCRSAIFKAIDKRESSELNAWYTQALELRAWAIELANRCAHAAVTVSSGAANSNHHAAGRVYREALVFTVSGQTTAVMEQTLQRLTRSRYYR
- a CDS encoding serine/threonine protein kinase, producing the protein MEPLHQNGDLINNRYRIQGLLGEGGIAITYRAIDETTDEPVAIKALSLRQVKDWKILELFEREAKVLAQIDYPTIPNYLDYFHIDLDRDRRFYIVRQIAPGKSLAAWIEQGWYADETEVKNIAENILTILVYLQQFTPPIIHRDLKPENIIRQEDGQLFLVDFGAVQDTYRNTMISGSTVVGTYGYMAPEQFRGKAELATDLYGLAATLLFILTHQSPADLPQKRMKIEFRSAVKLSDEFARWLEIMLEPAVEDRFQSATEALNALHDLRGRLTPGHRDRPLPGSQIILEKSDRELIVDIPPTGLTIHNIGLLGFALFWDFFVFIWTFFAASASPFFALFSIPFWAVGLILIGSALSSLFLRFNLEINARNFFMQWKFGLWQHQVTGKTQDLSRVEVSPTSMKINDKPIVTCALFEGAKEYRFGSQLSTIEQEWLVQQIATYLGIFAKIEGRNSDRY
- a CDS encoding glycosyltransferase family 39 protein, which translates into the protein MRSSRHYLSLTVILFLGALLRFLQLEAKPLWLDEIMTAIFSLGKSYQEIPLDIAFSPEVLSNIFSDRPPATCSQIAQTVATESTHPPLFFCLMHDWLKRVDGSLIWQLRSLPALFGVGAIAASYYLNRVAFSKQAGVMAAGVMAVSPFAVYLSQEARHYTLPMMAIALSLTALISTIHRLIQGKNFPIRLGLLWASCNTISLYIHYFSLLAIVAQVLTTIVILIWYYRTTVDRISRKAIALTGFCFALPFLAFLPWLPTLYGHFNRSETDWFQPFQPSWIDSINPIFQTLAGWTVMVVAFPVENQPLPLAIPAAILMLLFIGALLWFLSGTIRQLAIQTSTQVSTVILLLFTAIVLLEYFTIVYGLGKDITSAVRYHFIYYPSICALIGAGLWYGSPRALLPLHKRVSALSVFTVGALSSVFVLSNLAFQKPYDPQGVAKIMNLEPSRSLAMVVGYENYQEVALGLSFALELSRQRAEEGGGKDRTQFAFLSRSPHYQNGWQSLAELENLGELPLNLWVVAPGLRQREYPPELAIASGKSCALDPAQYYRLGIPYQLYRCRE
- a CDS encoding AAA-like domain-containing protein is translated as MNHRDTPIQTMSLEFPSGPVPIDSELYIDRPPVEKLAFEALEKPGSVIRIRAPRRTGKSSLLLRIMNRAAEIGYYQAWLDFQRADESIFENLDKFLRWFCATISLQLKRPPLLNDYWDEDIGSKVSCSLYFQGYLLEQLDRPLVLALNEVNCIFEYSKVAADFFALLRSWHEDGKQVAIWRNLRLVVVHSTEIYIPLNINQSPFNVGLPIKLPEFNLQQVGELSRRHNLNWGDCSEENSEAKRLMAMVGGHPYLVRLALYHLSHQQMNLDRLLNEAPTLSGIYQDHLRDQLTTLQKDPELAGAFQEVIESESSIKLKPVLAYKLNSMGLVKLEGDRVTVSCNLYRLYFQDRELGWDRLSDRLARLQQTNQELYQLVNIDDLTQLANRRYFDREFQQKWQESAIAKTPLAAIMCDIDYFKNYNDTYGHQAGDECLQKVAQAIRHAIGRSTDFAARYGGEEFIIVLPGTDAFSAFYLAEKIRETVKMLRIIHQKSTLADRIVTISLGVACTVPDLETEAKQLVQAADRALYQSKKEGRDRVTVSDSFDYGLLE